The segment CATCCGTCGTGACGCCGCGGACTGGGGCCCCCGGTGCGACGACACCGCCGGCCGGGACGACACACCCGCGACCGACGAGAAGCCGGCGTCAGACGACACCGACGACAAGAAGGCCGACTGACGACCCACATGTCGGGGGATGGGTGATGCCGGGGCCGTATCGGCCCCGGCATCACCCATTGTGGGTGCGCGGCGGGGCGCCCGGAGGCGCCCCGCGTGCACGCCCACGGATCCGATGTGGGCGTCAGGGCTCAACTGGTCGTCAACGCCGCGAATCCCGCACCGTCGAGACCCCCTTCGTCCGGCAGCTCCCCGCCTCGACGGCCCCACATCGCGCGCCCACACCTGGATCACCCCCTCCCCCGCGTGGCGGAGCCTGTCCGTCCCACAGGCGAGCGTCTACCGGCTCGCTGCCGCTCAGTCAACGGACCCGTTCCTCCATCGGCGCTGCGCTCACCCGAGGTTGTCACCACCCAGCGTGTGGTATCCGTACGGCGGCAGGGTCGGGGACAGTGCCCCCGGGACGAACCCTGTCCCTGGCCGCCCGCTCGCGGCTGGGACCCCGCCCATGGCGGGCTCCGACGTCCGACGCCGTGGCTCAGCCCATGAAACCCGCAAAGCCTTCGTCCGGCAGCTCCCCGCCTCGACGGCCCCACACCGCTCCCGAGTGGAAGGCAAGGCCCACAGGATCGGCCCGCACCGTCTACCCGATCCGCCAGCGGCGCCGCGCTCACCCACCCGAAGTCGTCGACACCCAGTGCACCCCCGGACGATCACTCCCCTGGTTGCCCACTCGCGGCTGGGACCCACCGCCCATAACGGACTCCTTGGTTGATGGACCGGGGATTCGGCGTTGGGCACCGCGATCCCTGCCCAACGCACTGGGCCGCCCCGGCGAGGCCTGCGCTCACCCAAGTCGCGTGTCGTTCCGGACAGGAGTGGGGCGGCCTCCGGAAGGGCGGAGGCACCACGGATGTCCCCGACCTCAACCACCCGGAACGCGCGGCGTCCGTCAATGCTCGGCCTGAATTGGGAGCGTTCGGCGGCGCCACCACCAGCGATCGCGCGGTCGACTGGTCGACCGCGGCGGGCGGGCCGGAGCGATGTGGCGCCACCGACGACCGACCGGTCCGGGGCAGGCGTCTCGGAGCACCTCGGCGGGCCCGTCTGCCTGGCCGGGGGCGGAACCCGGGGTGGCCGCTTTGGGCCAGGCGTTGGTGTCTCGTCTCCTCATCCTGGTCCCGGTGCCACACTCGGCGAACAGTGGCCTGGGTCGTGGTTCGGGATCGGAGGGGATCGTGGGGCTGCGTGGGATTCCGGGGCTCGTGACGGGGGTCCTGATCGTGTCGGCGTGCGCGCCGGGGGACGACGTGCCGGAGACGCCCACGGGCTGGGAGGGCACCGTGGGGCCCGTCAGCGAGATCGGTGAGGCCGAGCAGGCCATCTGCGCTCAGGTGCGGATCGGTGAGGCGCTGCGGGCCCTTGACGAGGTCGGAGCGCTCGACCACGCGGAGCGGGTCGAGCGGCAGGCGTGGGAGCGCGCCATGGAGGGCGGCGTGCTGCCCGAGGTGCATTTCCTCGCGGTCCAGTACGTGGCGGGCTCTCCGGACTGGCAGACGGAGATGATCGCGTGGTGCGCCGACAACCTCTGGGACGTGGCACCCGGCGGGCCACTGCCACCGTTCCCCGAGGATGCCCTCCCCTCCTTCACCACGTCGGAGCGCGGAACCCACCTCCCCTGAGAGTGACCCACGCCACACGTATCGCTGTCAGGGATCGGTGGGCTGTCTCGTTCGAACAACAAGCGAACGGACAGGAGCAAGATCATGCGACACCGCATCATCGTCCTCGGAGCGGGTTACGCGGGGGCCGCCTCCGCCGGGTACCTCGCCCGCCATCTCCACTGTGACGACGTCGAGATCACGGTCGTCAACGCCGAACCCGACTTCGTGGAACGGATTCGCCTGCACCAACTCGCCGCGGGACACCAACTCCCCCGGCACCGGCTGACGGACATGTTCGCCGGCACGGGGATCCGACTCCGGGTGGCACGCGTCACCGCGGTCGACGCCGACGCCCGCACCGTGACCGTGGCCGACGACGAGGGAACCGACCAACTCGGCTACGACACGCTGCTCTACACACTCGGTAGCTCCGTCTCCGACGGTGGCGTCCCCGGAGTGCGCGAGCACGCCTTCGACGTCACCAGTGAACCGTCGGCGCGCAGCGTGCGCGAGCGCCTCGCCGCGCTGGGGGAGAACGCCCGGGTTCTGGTGGTGGGTGGGAACCTGACCGCGATCGAGTCCGCCACCGAGATCGCGGAGGCCCGGCCCGATCTCCGGGTCTCGCTCGTCACCACCGACCAGCTTGGCGGCTGGCTGGGGACGTCAGCGCGGCAGCACATGCTGCGTGCCTTCGACCGGCTCGGCGTCCCCGTACACGAGCACGCCACCGTCACACGGGTCGGGGCGTCGGAGGTCGTCACGTCCGGCGGGGCGACGTTCCCGACCGACATGACCGTGTGGGCCGCCGGATTCGCCGCGCATCCGATCGCCGCCGCGAGCGGTCTCGCGGTCGAGGAGAACGGCCGCGTCACCGTCGACGACATGATGCGTTCGGTCTCGCACCCCGGGGTGTACGCGGCCGGGGACAGTGTCCTCGCCGTCGGTGGAAACGGGCGAGCACTCCCGATGTCGTGCGCCACGGCGGGATTCACCCGGATGCGGGCGACGGCGGCGATCATCAGGGACCTGACCGGCCACGAGGCCGGTCTGACCCTGCCACTCGCCTACTTCGGCAACTGCGTCAGTCTCGGGGAGAACGACGGAATCTTCCAGATGGTCGACGGCACGGGCCGATCCAAGGCGTGGTCGTTGCGCGGGCGTTCGGCCGCCTACTACAAGCGGTTCGTGTACCGGAACACGGCCTGGAACATGCACAACCCGACCTACGGACTCCCGACGTGGGGACGGCGCGTGACCGCCGCGCCGCACCGTGCCTCGGAGAGGGTCACGGACTAGCGTGATGCTCATGGACGCCGCCACCGTCGAGCGCTTTGAGGCCAACCGGTCCCGGTTGGCCTCGCTCGCCTATCGCCTGTTGGGTTCGGCGGCCGACGCTGAGGACGCGGTGCAGGACACGTTCCTCCGCTGGCAGGCCGCCGACCGGGACCACATCCTGGTGCCGGAGGCCTGGTTGACCAAAGTGGTCACCAACGTGTCGCTGGACCGGCTCCGCTCTGCCCAGGCCCGGCGGGAACGCGCCGTCGGCGAGTGGATGCCGGAGCCGCTCCTCGACGGCGACCCGATGCTGGGCCCGGCCGAGACGGTGGAGCAGCGCGACTCGGTGACCCTGGCGGTGCTGATGCTGCTGGAACGTCTGTCTCCGGTGGAGCGCGCCGTGTACGTGCTCCGTGAGGCGTTCTCCTACGGGCACGCCGAGGTCGCCGAGATCCTCGACATCTCGGAGTCCGCGAGCCAGCAGCACGCGCACCGCGCGCGCGAACGGGTCGCGGCCGAACGCCACGTGAGCGAGATCGACCGCGCCTCCGCCGACCGGATCGTCGAGGCCTTCGTCGAGGCCGCCTCCTCCGGGCAGACCGAACGGCTCGTCGCGCTACTGACCGACGACGCGACCGCGGTCAGCGACGGTGCGGGGCTGTCCCGCACGCTCATGCGCTACGCGGATCCCACCAAGATCGCCCAGGTGATGCGGGCCGGGTTCAAGCCCAGCACGGCCAAACGACGCATGGCGGGCGGTACCCCCATGTTCTACTCCGGTCGTGTCAACGGCTCCCCGGCCGTGCTGGCCCTGGTGGACGACCGGATGGTGGGCGTGGTCGCGTTGAGCGTCCGCGACGGGAGGATCGCCGCCGTCCATGGTGTCGCCAACAAGGACCGGTTGGGCCGCGCGTCCGAGGCGTGGCGCCGGCGACGACCCGACGCTCCACTCCTGGGGTCGTGGTGACCAGCGCTCAGCGGCGAACTCCGTACCGGGGAAGGTCCGCGGTGTCCAGCACGACCCCTTTCAGCGGCTCGGGCAGCTCGACTCCCTGAGCGAAGGTGGTGTCGTGCTTCGCGCGGTACTCACCGTCTTGGGGATCCCAGTACAGCCGGAGCGTCCCGTGGCGTGGGTCGATGACGAGGTAGATCGGTATCCCCCACCGCGAGTACAGCGTTGGCTTCACCGTGAGGTCGGTCGTGGCGTTACCCGGGGAGACCACCTCCACCACGGCGTCCACCGCCTCGGGGCTGACCAGCCAGCCCTCTTCGTCCTCGACCTCGATCGTCGTCACCAGGAGATCGGGAGACGCGTAGTCCTCGCCCTCCACGGCCTCGACCGAACAGACCCGCAGCGCCACCCGCCCGTCCGGCAATCGCGGAGAGAGTTGATCATGGAGCCGCCGAAGCGAGCCCCCGTGCTTCTTCGGTGGAATCGGCGAGATCACGATAGCCCCGCCGAGGACCTCAACCCGGAACCCGGGAGGAACATCGAGGCGAGTCGCCAGCTCCCGCAGACGCGGCGGAGGTGGGCCCACGTCCGAGACGGTCACCTGGTCTCCTTTCGGCACTGTGCGCGATTCCCCCTGGCATAGCAGGTGAACGCGCACATCCACCTGGTGGATGTGCGCGAGCCCTGATGGGGGTGGAGAGATCCTGATCGGGGGATGGGGCGTGGGGGCGTGGCGGTCAGGTGGTGAAGACGACCTTGCCCATCAGCTCGCCCTGCTCCATCGCGCGGAAGCCCTCCTTGGCCTCGGTGAGCGGGAGCACCCGATCGATCCGGGGACGGACTCCGGTGCGGACGAGGAACTCGGCGAGCCGGCCGAGTTGGTGGCGGGTGCCCATGGTGGAGCCGACGACGGAGAGTTGGCGGAAGAAGACGTGGGCGAGCTCGGCCGACGGGGCGGGGCCGCTGGTGGCGCCGCACACGACGATCCTGCCGCCGGGCTGGAGCGAGCGAACGGAATGGGCCCAGGTGGCGGCGCCCACGCTTTCGAACACCGCCTGCACCCGCTCGGGCAGGCGTTCCCCCGCGGGGACGGCCTGGTAGGCGCCGAGGCGTTCGGCCTCCTGGCGCTTGTGTTCGCTGCGGCTGGTGGCGTAGACCCGCAGGCCGATGGTGCTGGCCAACTGGATGACGGCGCTGGCCACTCCCCCGCCTGCGCCCTGCACCAGCACGGGGGCGCCCGGCTCGACCCCCGCCTTCTCGAACACCATGCGGTAGGCGGTCAGCCACGCGGTGGGCAGGCAGGCGGCCTCCTCGAAGCTGAGGCCGTCGGGCTTGGGGACCAGGCAGCGGCGGGGCACGGCCACACGTTCGGCGAAGGTGCCGTCGTGAACCTCGGACAGCAGCGAACGCTTGGGGTCCAGGGTCTCGTCGCCCTCGCCCACGGTGGCGTCACCTACCACGGAGTGGATGATGACGGGCCGACCGTCCTCGTCGATACCGGCCGCGTCGCAGCCGAGCACCATCGGCAGTCGCTCCTGGGGGAGGCCGACCCCGCGCAGACTCCACAGGTCGTGGTGGTTGAGGGCGGCCGCACGTACGTCCACCGTGGTCCAGCCCTCCGCGGGGCGCGGCTCCGGGTGCTCACCGAGCGTGAGTCCGGCGAGTGGGTCGTCGTTATCGGTGTGGGTTGCGGTGACAGCGAACATGGCTCCGAGAGTAGATGGCGGGCTCGGGGACGGACCAGCCCCCGAGCCCGCTGTCTCACAGTCGGGCGACGCCGTCGACGCGCGCCCGCTCGGCCACGGCCGCGGACACGGCCGGGACCACACGCTCATCGAACGGGCCGGGGATCACGTAGTCGGGACGGGCGTCCGCGGCGACCAGGTCGGCCAGCGCGTCCGCGGCCGCCACCTTCATTCCCTCGGTGATGTCCGAGGCCCGCACCCGCAGCGCGCCCTGGAACACGCCGGGGAAGGCGAGCACGTTGTTGATCTGGTTGGGGTAGTCGCTACGCCCGGTCGCCACGACACTGGCGTAGCGGCCGGCCACGTCCGGGGAGATCTCGGGGGTCGGGTTGGCCATCGCGAAGATGACGCAGTCCGACGCCATGGTGGCGACGACCTCCTCGCGCACCTCGCTGGCGGAGAGGCCGATGAACACGTCGGCGCCGGCCATACCGGTCTCGATCGACCCCTTGAGGCCAGCCCGGTTGCTTCGCGCCGCGATCCGCTCCTTCTGGGGGTTGAGCCCGGGACGGCCCTCGTAGATCAGGCCCTTGCTGTCGGCGACCGCGAGGTCGCCGATCCCGGCGTCGAGCAGGATGTTGGCGACGGCGAGCCCGGAGGCCCCCGCGCCGGAGACGACGGCGCGAAGGTCACCCAGGCCGCGGCCGGTGACCCGTGCCGCGTTGCGGAGGGCGGCCAGCGCGACGATCGCGGTTCCGTGCTGGTCGTCGTGGAACACGGGGATGTCCAGGCGTTCCCGCAGTCGACGTTCGATCTCGAAGCAGCGGGGCGCGGAGATGTCCTCCAGGTTGATGCCCCCGAATGACGGGGCCATCCGCTCCACGGTCTCGACGATCTCGTCCACCTCGCCACAGGTCAGGGCGATCGGCACGGAGTCCAGTCCGGCGAACTCCTTGAACAGCAGCGACTTGCCCTCCATCACGGGCAGGGAGGCCTGTGGGCCGATGGGACCGAGCCCCAGGACCGCCGAGCCGTCGGTGACGACGGCCACGACGTTGCTCGTCCAGGTGAGGTCGTGCACGAGTTCGGGCGTGTCGGCGATGGCCTCACACACGCGGGCGACACCGGGGGTGTAGGCGAGGGAGAGGCTCTCCTGGTCGGTGACCCGCACTGAGGACTCCACACGGAGCTTCCCTCCGCGATGCATCTCCATTGCTGGGTCGGTGTAGGGGACTGAGGACTGCACAGTCATGGGATTTCCCTGAATGGTCGGCCCCCGTGCTGCGGTGCTCGGGGGTGCTCGTCGGCCGCGATGGTCATTGCGGAGGTGCGGATGGCACCTGGCCAGGCGTTACGTAACGGCGATCGTGCGCCGTAGCGACGGACTGTCGCGGGGAGGGCGTCGTTGCCCCTCGCGCCCGCGACGTGGCTGGGTGCCCGCGCTTTTCGTCGGCATCACCGCACGTCGTACGCCTGCTGTGCTGAATCGTGTGGCATGCCGGGGAGTCGACAAGGGCCCGGCACTACTCCACGCCGCAAATCATCACCGCACAGTGTTCGGGGGTTACCCGTTATCCAATCCTCTCACAACGGTAATCGTCGACACACGCAAGCCGGCGAAGATGATCGCTCCCAGGGTCCCCCCTCAGCACCGGAGGATGACGATGACCGGTCATTTCCGTACGCCCCGGAGCCGCGCCACCACGGTGGCCGCGCTCGCCCTCCCCACCGCCCTGCTCCTCACCGCCTGCGGCGCCGACGGCGAGGACGCCCCGGCCGAGGAGGTCGAGGCGGACGAGGAACTCGCGGACCTCGTCCCCGAGGAGTTCGCGGAGTCCGGTGTGCTGCGGGTGGGGGTCAACGCCGAGTATCCGCCCGGCGAGTACCTCGACACCGACGGGCAGACCGTCGTGGGCTTCAACGTCGACCTGTTCGACTCCGCCGTGGCCAAGCTGGGGTTGACGAACGAGTGGGTCCCCGCCGAGTTCGAGGGGATCATCGTCGGCGTCCAGTCCGGTGAGTACGACGCCGGTGTGTCCTCGTTCACCGTCAACGCGGAGCGGATGGAAGAAGTCCACATGGTGAGCTACCTGACGGTGGGCACCCAGTGGTTCGCCCAGGAGGGCAACCCCCAGGGCGTGGACCCCGAGTCCGCCTGCGGACTCGCCGTCGCGGTGGAACAGCACACGGTGCAGCACGAGGACCTGGAGGAGCGCAGCGAGGCGTGTGTCGACGCCGGCGAGGAACCGATCGACATCCAGGCGCACGACAGTCAGGAACAGGCCACCGCGACCATCCAGTCCGGCGTCAACGACGCGGGACTGGCCGACCTTCCCGTCGCCATCTACGCGATGGAGCAGACCGACGGGGAGATCGAACTCATCGGGGACATGTACGAGGACGCGCCCTATGGTGCGGTGGTCAACCACGAAAACACCGAGCTGGCGGAGGCGATCCAGGCCGGCTACCAGGCGATCATGGACGACGGGACCTACGAGGAGATCCTGACCGAGTGGGGCGCCACCGAGGGGTCCCTGGACACCTCCGAGCTCGACCCCTTGGTCGGCGAGTGAGCCACCGCCCGTGACCTCTTCCAACGAACCCGCGGGCTCCCCGGCGCCCAGCCGCCAGCCCAGCGAGGCGGAGATGATCCGCGCCGTACCGGTCCGTCACCCGGGACGGTGGGTGGCCGCCGCCGTGCTGATGGTGCTGGCGGCGATGTTCGTGCACATGCTGCTCACGAACGACGCCTTCGACTGGGCGTTCACCTTCGAGGCCATGTTCACGCGTCCGGTGCTCATCGGGGTCCGCACCACCCTGTTGCTGACCGTGTTGGCGATGCTGATCGGGATCACCCTCGGCGTCGTCATCGCGGTGATGCGGCTCTCCGGAAACCCGGTGCTGGTCACCGTGGCGTGGCTCTACACCTGGTTCTTCCGTGCCGTCCCGCGTCTCGTCCTGGCCGTCCTCTTCGGCAACATCGCCATCCTGTACTCCACGATCCACGTCGGGCTGCCGTTCGACTTCTACTGGATGCCGCTGCTCGGACTGGAGGGTGAGGCGCGGCTCTTCGGCATCGACACCCGGACCTATCTCAGCGGGTTCACCGCGGGCCTGTTGGCGTTGGCGCTGTCCGAGGGCGCCTACATGGCCGAGATCGTCCGCGCCGGCCTGTTGTCCGTGGACAAGGGCCAGGGCGAGGCGGCGCAGGCGCTGGGGATGCGCCGCACCACGGTGCTGCGCCGGATCACGTTGCCGCAGGCGTTGCGGGTGATCGTGCCGCCCTCCGGCAACGAGACCGTGGCCATGTTGAAGGACACGGCGCTCGTGGCCTACGTGCCGGTGACCACGGAACTGTTCTTCCAACTCCAGGCCATCGGCGCGCGGACCTTCAACGTCTTCCCGACGCTGGTGGCGGCGTGCATCTGGTACCTGGCGATCACGAGCGTGTTCATGATCGGGCAGTACTTCCTGGAACGCGCGTTCACCAAGGGGGACAGACAGGCGGAGGCCGCGCTGAAGGTGATGCAGCGATGACACCGCGAACGACAGAGGGAAACATGACCCAGTGGGCGGCGGAAGGGCAACGGGGCGACGACGCGACGGTCATGGTGCGGGCCGAGAACGTGCACAAGCGGTTCGGCAACCTCCCCGTGCTGCGCGGCGTCACCTTGGAGGTGCGCCAGGGTGACGTGGTCTGTGTCATCGGGCCGTCGGGGTCGGGGAAGTCCACCTTCCTACGCTGTGTCAACCACCTGGAGAAGATCAACGCGGGACGTCTGTGGGTGAACGGGCAGCTCATGGGTTACCGCCAGCACCGCGACCGCCTCTACGAGCTGAGCGAACGCGAGATCTCGCGGCAGCGGGCCGACATCGGCATGGTGTTCCAGCACTTCAACCTCTTCCCGCACATGTCGGCGCTCGGCAACGTCATGGAAGGGCCGGTGCAGGTCCGGCGCAGACCCCGCTCGGAGGCCCGGGACCTCGCCCTGCGGCTGTTGGACAGCGTGGGTCTCGCGGACCGGGCGGAGGAGTACCCCGCGCGCCTGTCCGGAGGCCAGCAGCAGCGCGTGGCGATCGCCCGGGCGCTGGCCATGGACCCCACGCTGATGTTGTTCGACGAACCCACCAGCGCGTTGGACCCCGAGCTCGTCGGCGAGGTCCTCGCGGTCATGCGCCGTCTCGCCGAGGACGGAATGACGATGGTGGTGGTGACGCACGAGATGGGGTTCGCGCGGGAGGTCGGCGACTGGGTGGCGTTCATGGACGACGGCGTCATCCTGGAGCAGGGTCCACCGGACGAGGTGCTGACCAACCCCCAGCACCCGCGCGCGCAGGAGTTCCTCGCCCGTGTCCTGTAGGGCGCGCCCCTGAGATCGCGTTGGCTGGGGCACGGCGTCCGCGGGGAGCTCGGATCGCGTGGTGTGGGGGTGTTTCCGACGCGAAGCGGCTCGCCGAACCCCGTGTCACCGCGCCGACCAGGGGACTATCGGTACTTCTCGGACACGGCTGGGCGCGGGTGCGACAGACGACCGGGCAAACACGATAGATTGCAAGGAGGCGGCTAACTCGCTCACCGGAGGAGGGACGTGACCGAGGAAACGGCTGTGTCCGCGCTTGGCGCAACGGGCATACGCGACGCGGTAACTGTCCGGATACCAGCGGACAGCGCATACCTCTCCGTGCTCAGGACCGCGACGGCCGGGCTCGCGGCGCGACTCGATTTCACGCTGGACGAGATCGAGGACCTGCGGATCGGTGTCGACGAGGCGTGCGCGATGCTCCTCGCCCAGGCACTTCCCGGGACCGACCTGACGACGGAGTTCGAACTCGACGGTGATGGGATGCGGGTCGCGGTCTCGGTTCTGACCGCGGACGGTCGGCTCCCGGCGCGCGACACCTTCGCGTGGAAGGTGCTCAGCGCGCTCGCGGGCGATGTCGACGCACGGGTGGGCCCCGACGACAGGGTGGTCATCATGCTCTACAAACGGCGAGACACCGCGGAGCCGGCGTGAGCGAAAGGAGCCCCACTCTGACGACGAGGACGGAACACTCTGTGCCGGATCGAGCGCGGGCGCGGGAGCTCTTCCGGCAACTCGGTGACTACGACGCGGACTCCCCGGAACGTCAGCGCATACGCGACGAACTCGTGGAGCTGCACCTACCGCTGGTTGAGTACCTCGCACGGCGGTTCCGGAACCGGGGTGAGTGGCTGGACGACCTCACCCAGGTGGCGACGATCGGGCTGATCAAGTCGATCGACCGGTTCGACCTGGACCGCGGAGTGGAGTTCTCCACCTACGCCACGCCCACCATCGTGGGCGAGATCAAACGGCACTTCCGCGACAAGGGGTGGGCGGTTCGCGTACCCCGCCGGCTCCAGGAGCTCAAGCTCTCCCTCACCAAGGCCGTGGGTGAGCTGTC is part of the Spiractinospora alimapuensis genome and harbors:
- a CDS encoding NAD(P)/FAD-dependent oxidoreductase — protein: MRHRIIVLGAGYAGAASAGYLARHLHCDDVEITVVNAEPDFVERIRLHQLAAGHQLPRHRLTDMFAGTGIRLRVARVTAVDADARTVTVADDEGTDQLGYDTLLYTLGSSVSDGGVPGVREHAFDVTSEPSARSVRERLAALGENARVLVVGGNLTAIESATEIAEARPDLRVSLVTTDQLGGWLGTSARQHMLRAFDRLGVPVHEHATVTRVGASEVVTSGGATFPTDMTVWAAGFAAHPIAAASGLAVEENGRVTVDDMMRSVSHPGVYAAGDSVLAVGGNGRALPMSCATAGFTRMRATAAIIRDLTGHEAGLTLPLAYFGNCVSLGENDGIFQMVDGTGRSKAWSLRGRSAAYYKRFVYRNTAWNMHNPTYGLPTWGRRVTAAPHRASERVTD
- the sigJ gene encoding RNA polymerase sigma factor SigJ; the encoded protein is MDAATVERFEANRSRLASLAYRLLGSAADAEDAVQDTFLRWQAADRDHILVPEAWLTKVVTNVSLDRLRSAQARRERAVGEWMPEPLLDGDPMLGPAETVEQRDSVTLAVLMLLERLSPVERAVYVLREAFSYGHAEVAEILDISESASQQHAHRARERVAAERHVSEIDRASADRIVEAFVEAASSGQTERLVALLTDDATAVSDGAGLSRTLMRYADPTKIAQVMRAGFKPSTAKRRMAGGTPMFYSGRVNGSPAVLALVDDRMVGVVALSVRDGRIAAVHGVANKDRLGRASEAWRRRRPDAPLLGSW
- a CDS encoding Uma2 family endonuclease → MTVSDVGPPPPRLRELATRLDVPPGFRVEVLGGAIVISPIPPKKHGGSLRRLHDQLSPRLPDGRVALRVCSVEAVEGEDYASPDLLVTTIEVEDEEGWLVSPEAVDAVVEVVSPGNATTDLTVKPTLYSRWGIPIYLVIDPRHGTLRLYWDPQDGEYRAKHDTTFAQGVELPEPLKGVVLDTADLPRYGVRR
- a CDS encoding zinc-binding dehydrogenase, coding for MFAVTATHTDNDDPLAGLTLGEHPEPRPAEGWTTVDVRAAALNHHDLWSLRGVGLPQERLPMVLGCDAAGIDEDGRPVIIHSVVGDATVGEGDETLDPKRSLLSEVHDGTFAERVAVPRRCLVPKPDGLSFEEAACLPTAWLTAYRMVFEKAGVEPGAPVLVQGAGGGVASAVIQLASTIGLRVYATSRSEHKRQEAERLGAYQAVPAGERLPERVQAVFESVGAATWAHSVRSLQPGGRIVVCGATSGPAPSAELAHVFFRQLSVVGSTMGTRHQLGRLAEFLVRTGVRPRIDRVLPLTEAKEGFRAMEQGELMGKVVFTT
- a CDS encoding NAD(P)-dependent malic enzyme; protein product: MTVQSSVPYTDPAMEMHRGGKLRVESSVRVTDQESLSLAYTPGVARVCEAIADTPELVHDLTWTSNVVAVVTDGSAVLGLGPIGPQASLPVMEGKSLLFKEFAGLDSVPIALTCGEVDEIVETVERMAPSFGGINLEDISAPRCFEIERRLRERLDIPVFHDDQHGTAIVALAALRNAARVTGRGLGDLRAVVSGAGASGLAVANILLDAGIGDLAVADSKGLIYEGRPGLNPQKERIAARSNRAGLKGSIETGMAGADVFIGLSASEVREEVVATMASDCVIFAMANPTPEISPDVAGRYASVVATGRSDYPNQINNVLAFPGVFQGALRVRASDITEGMKVAAADALADLVAADARPDYVIPGPFDERVVPAVSAAVAERARVDGVARL
- a CDS encoding ABC transporter substrate-binding protein, whose amino-acid sequence is MTGHFRTPRSRATTVAALALPTALLLTACGADGEDAPAEEVEADEELADLVPEEFAESGVLRVGVNAEYPPGEYLDTDGQTVVGFNVDLFDSAVAKLGLTNEWVPAEFEGIIVGVQSGEYDAGVSSFTVNAERMEEVHMVSYLTVGTQWFAQEGNPQGVDPESACGLAVAVEQHTVQHEDLEERSEACVDAGEEPIDIQAHDSQEQATATIQSGVNDAGLADLPVAIYAMEQTDGEIELIGDMYEDAPYGAVVNHENTELAEAIQAGYQAIMDDGTYEEILTEWGATEGSLDTSELDPLVGE
- a CDS encoding amino acid ABC transporter permease, which gives rise to MIRAVPVRHPGRWVAAAVLMVLAAMFVHMLLTNDAFDWAFTFEAMFTRPVLIGVRTTLLLTVLAMLIGITLGVVIAVMRLSGNPVLVTVAWLYTWFFRAVPRLVLAVLFGNIAILYSTIHVGLPFDFYWMPLLGLEGEARLFGIDTRTYLSGFTAGLLALALSEGAYMAEIVRAGLLSVDKGQGEAAQALGMRRTTVLRRITLPQALRVIVPPSGNETVAMLKDTALVAYVPVTTELFFQLQAIGARTFNVFPTLVAACIWYLAITSVFMIGQYFLERAFTKGDRQAEAALKVMQR
- a CDS encoding amino acid ABC transporter ATP-binding protein, giving the protein MTQWAAEGQRGDDATVMVRAENVHKRFGNLPVLRGVTLEVRQGDVVCVIGPSGSGKSTFLRCVNHLEKINAGRLWVNGQLMGYRQHRDRLYELSEREISRQRADIGMVFQHFNLFPHMSALGNVMEGPVQVRRRPRSEARDLALRLLDSVGLADRAEEYPARLSGGQQQRVAIARALAMDPTLMLFDEPTSALDPELVGEVLAVMRRLAEDGMTMVVVTHEMGFAREVGDWVAFMDDGVILEQGPPDEVLTNPQHPRAQEFLARVL
- a CDS encoding ATP-binding protein, translated to MTEETAVSALGATGIRDAVTVRIPADSAYLSVLRTATAGLAARLDFTLDEIEDLRIGVDEACAMLLAQALPGTDLTTEFELDGDGMRVAVSVLTADGRLPARDTFAWKVLSALAGDVDARVGPDDRVVIMLYKRRDTAEPA